AAAAACCACTACAATTGCTAAATCATCAGAGAATTTCTCAAACTGAACTTGTAGAACAAGCTGAACTTGCAGCCCAACAACGCATGGTGTGCCTACGTCAAATCGGGCAACAACTCCAAAAAACCCGTCAGTCCAAAGGGCTTTCTTTGGATCACATCCAGCTTTCTACTCATATCCGAACGGAGCTGATAGAGGCATTAGAAAACGGCAACTGGAAAGAATTATCAGATGACATTTTTGTACGTGGATTTATACGACGTTATGGAGATGCTTTAGGACTTAATGGTGTTGCTTTAGCTGCCTCTTTGCCATTCCTAGCAGCTATACCAGCAACTCAGCCCTTTTCGGATCAATCTAAAAAAGGAATGGGATTGGAAATTCGTCCGACGCATTTATATGTAGGTTATACAGCTCTTCTTGCTGGTGCAATGGGAGGATTAGCTCTGATGTCCCAGCAACAAGCAAATACCAATATATCAATTGAGCAAGATAACTCTTCTTCTGTTTTACAATCGTTAAAACAACAATCCCCTACTGTTAAACCAGGGATTAAATCTACTAACACTGGTGTAGCTGTCG
The Nostoc punctiforme PCC 73102 genome window above contains:
- a CDS encoding helix-turn-helix domain-containing protein, which encodes MVTTPVYYLQILDNPNIEISQDELRSLLGEIEVQLHRSRVYRRVLGIVQKLIGEQTDQAQDLLKAVGREAIGLAFQQFAQQSQKVETVTDTKQATEIVNSSPEIQQEHCALQEEPSKNTAENSLWKKPLQLLNHQRISQTELVEQAELAAQQRMVCLRQIGQQLQKTRQSKGLSLDHIQLSTHIRTELIEALENGNWKELSDDIFVRGFIRRYGDALGLNGVALAASLPFLAAIPATQPFSDQSKKGMGLEIRPTHLYVGYTALLAGAMGGLALMSQQQANTNISIEQDNSSSVLQSLKQQSPTVKPGIKSTNTGVAVGSDISPPEGLY